The genomic interval TGCCGGCGAATCATTGATAAAACATCGATTGCCGCCTTTACTAGAAACTTCCCGGCGAACAATTACCTCGGAACCCAAATCGTAACTGTTATCGCCAAGAAAATTTAGAACTGCTTGATTTCCGGTAACATCAAAAATTCCTTCGACTATTGCTTTGTTCGAGCCGGAGCGAATAACTTCGTTCGAAGCGCGTTCGCCCACTAATAAATTCATCGCATCAACGATAATCGATTTGCCGACTCCCGTTTCGCCGGTGATGATGTTGAGTCCACTTTCAAAATCAACATCGATGAAATCAATCAGAACATAGTCTTTTATTTTTAATGATTTGAGCATTTAACATTTAATTAGTTTTCGATCCAAATAAAAATCCTTTTTCTTTCGCTAATGCAATTCCGCCGTAGAGGGCGGCATTGTCTCCAAGAGATGAATTCACGATTTTCATCCCTTTGAAATTTTGAGGAAGAGCAACAGCTTCGGCATTTTTTCTGATTATTGGCAGCATAAAATCTCCGCATGCTTCGATCAATCCTCCGGCAAGAACAACTGCATCCAGGTCGAGAAGATTCGACATATTACCGATGACTAAACCAATCGTCTCCGATGCAGATTTCAACGCCCGCTTGGTTACTTTGTCATTCAATTTTAATGCGGAAGAAATCGTTCCACTTTTAATCAAATCATAGTTGTTTGTCAATTTGGTTATGACGGATTTCTTTCCATTTTTAATTACTCTTTTGATTTCACGTGTTATTGCAGTACGGCTTGCTATTGCTTCAAAGCAGCCATAATTTCCACACCCGCACTTTTCGCCGTTTGGGTCGATTACGATATGTCCAATTTCACCTGCAGCAAAACTTTTTCCGCGATAAATTTTATTGTTTATGATCAGTCCTCCGCCGATTCCCGTGCCAACAAAAATTCCTAAAAGATTTTCGTATTTCTTTCCAAGCCCGAAGTGATGTATCCCCAAAGCTCCCAAGTTTGCATCATTTTCGATTAAGGTTGGGACATTGAAATGCTTTTTGATAGGATTTGCAAC from Ignavibacteria bacterium carries:
- a CDS encoding ROK family protein gives rise to the protein TDAQNGAAVVIKRIIECIETVLAQANVKTNQLAAIVIGIPGSLNSQKGIVYLAPNLSWKNINVANPIKKHFNVPTLIENDANLGALGIHHFGLGKKYENLLGIFVGTGIGGGLIINNKIYRGKSFAAGEIGHIVIDPNGEKCGCGNYGCFEAIASRTAITREIKRVIKNGKKSVITKLTNNYDLIKSGTISSALKLNDKVTKRALKSASETIGLVIGNMSNLLDLDAVVLAGGLIEACGDFMLPIIRKNAEAVALPQNFKGMKIVNSSLGDNAALYGGIALAKEKGFLFGSKTN